Sequence from the Catenuloplanes indicus genome:
ATCACCGACTGGTACGTCTGGGTGTTCTTCTTCGACGACCACTTCCTGGAGCTGTACAAGAAGACCCGGGACCAGGCCGGGGCGAAGGCCTATCTGGACCGGCTGCCCGCGTTCATGCCGATCGGCGATCCGTCCGCGATGCCGGAGCCGACGAACGCGATCGAGGCCGGCCTTGCGGACCTGTGGCGGCGCACGGTGCCGGCGATGTCCACCGACTGGCAGCGGCGGTTCCGGCAGAGCACCGAGCACCTGCTGGTCGAGTGCGTGTGGGAGCTGTCCAACATCTCCGACGGCCGGATCGCGAACCCGATCGAGTACGTCGAGATGCGCCGTAAGGTCGGCGGTGCACCCTGGTCCGCGGACCTGGTCGAGCACGCGGTGAACGCGGAGATCCCGGCGCGCGTGGCCGGCAGCCGGCCTCTGCGCGTCCTGAAGGACACGTTCTCCGACGCGGTGCACCTGCGCAACGACATCTTCTCGTACCAGCGCGAGACCGAGTCCGAGGGCGAGGTCAACAACTGCGTGCTGGTCTTCGAGCGGTTCTTCGGGACCACGCCGCAGGCCGCGGCGGACGCGGTGAACGACCTGCTCACCTCGCGTCTGCAGCAGTTCGAGAACACCGCGCTGACCGAGGTGCCGATGATCGCGGCCGAGCACGGGCTCACGCCGGCCGAGGCGCTGGCGGTCGCGCGCTACGCGAAGGGACTGCAGGACTGGCAGTCCGGCGGGCACGAGTGGCACCTGCGGTCCAGCCGCTACATGAACAAGGGGTCCCGGCCGGGGCTCGGCATGTCCGCGGCGCGGCGGTTCGGCGGTGCGGCCGGCGCCGGCCGGATCAAGCAGCACACGCACGCGCACTTCACCCCGGTCGGCGAGCTGCCGCTGCCGGACTTCGTCATGCCGTACCCGCTGCGTACCAGCCCGTACCTCGACCACTCCCGCGAGTCGACGGTGGAATGGTCGCGCGCGATGGGCTTCTTCGACCCGGTGGTGGGCGTGCCCGGCCCGCCGGTCTGGACCGAGGACCTGCTGCGCGGCTACGACTTCCCGCTCTGCGCCGCGCACATCAACTGGGACGCGTCCGCCGGGCAGCTGGACGTCTCCTCGCACTGGCTGACCTGGGGCACGTACGCCGACGACTATTTTCCGCTGGTGTTCAACCGCTCGCGGGACTACGCGGCCGCGAAGGCGCACGTGGAACGACTCAAGCAGTTCATGCCACTGCACGGGGACGCGCCCGCGCCCGCGCACCCGCTCGAGGCCGGGCTGGCCGACCTGTGGCCGCGCACGGCCGCGCCGATGAACCCGGACCAGCGCGCCCAGTTCCGGCACGCGGTCTCCGACATGCTGGACAGCTGGCTGTGGGAGCTGCAGAACCACCTCCAGCACCGGATCGCCGACCCGGTCGACTACGTGGAGATGAGGCGGCGTACGTTCGGCTCCGAACTGACCATGAGCCTGTGCCGGGTGAAGCACGGCGCGCTGCTGCCCCCGGAGATCTACCGCACCCGGACCCTGCGCGGGCTGGACAACTCCGCGGCCGACTACGCCTGCCTGGCCAACGACGTGTTCTCGTACCGCAAGGAGATCGAGTTCGAGGGCGAGCTGAACAACGGCGTCCTGGTCATCCAGCGCTTCCTGGAGATCACGCCGGCGGCGGCGATGCAGGTCGCGGCGGACCTGATGGCGGCCCGGCTCGAACAGTTCGAGCGGATCGCGCGCGACGAACTGCCGGTTCTCTACCGGGACTTCCACCTCGAACCCGACGGCATCTCCACCGTCCAACGGTACGTGCAGGAGCTGCGCGACTGGATGGCCGGCGTGCTCGGCTGGCACCGCGGCACCCACCGCTACGAGGAGGCCGACCTGCTCAAGCTGCCGCACTCGCCGCGCAACGCCGTAGGTCCCGCCGTCGTTCGGTCCGCGCCCGTCCGGTCCGCCGCGTCCCGGCTGCCGGGACCGGCCGGTGTGCCGGGCCGTGCCGCGCCCGCGCCTCGCGTTCCCGCCGCCGGAGTCTCCGGTGGCGCGGCTGCTGTCGGCGGCGGAGCCGGTGCGCCCGTGCCCGCGACCGTCCCCGCCGCGGGCGGCCTCCCCGCGCCCGCGGCGCCGGCGCTGACCATGACGCTGCCCGCTCCGTCCGGGCTCGGCACCGGGGCAGCGCGCCTGTTCGCCCGTACCCCCGCCGCGCACTGAAGCCGGTCCCCGGCCGGCGCGATCGCGCCGGCCGGGGACCCGGTCAGGCCGGTGCGCCGGTGGCCCGGCGGGTGCGCGCGTAGCGGACCGCGAGCGCGTTCAGCGCGACACCCCAGATCAGCGCGACGACCGTCCATCGTGCCCAGTCGGCCGGGCCGGCGTCGCCGGACAGCAGCGTGCCGGCGACCGGGAACGGCGTCAGCCAGTCGCCGAGCGGCGGGACGAGCAGCAGCACAGCCCACAACCCCAGCGGTACGACGACGGTGGCGGCGCAGGCCACCCAGGCCGGCCGGATCAGCACGCCCAGGCCGGTGCCGGTCAGATTCGCCACGATCTGCACCAGCACGCCGCCGGCCAGCACCGTGCCCGCGCCCGCCCAGGATCCACCCGCGGCCGCCAGCGCGCCCGCGGCCAGCAGGCCGCCGGTCAGCCCGGTCGCGGCGCCCAGCAGCACGGCGGTGCCGAGCACCGGTGCGGCCGCCCGCCCGGCCGTGGCGCGCAGGTCCCGGCCGAGCAGCACGCCGTGGAACGGCAGCACCACGGACATGAACATCTGCGTGCCGAACGCGACGAACGCGAACGTGCGCTCGTCCGGCGGCAGCGCGATCGCCATCAGCGCGGCGATCACCGCGCCGGTCAGCAGCGTTATCCCGAGCAGCCACCGTTTCGCCGCCGTGCCGTACACCCGCTCGCCCATCCCCATGGCCCCCGATCGATCTCGATGAGCCCTCATGATGGCGGACCGTCACCTGGCGGAGCCAGAGCGTTTTCCCGAGAACGGGGCGCCCACCGCGCGGTGGGCGCCCGCACCGTCCTATCTGAAGGTGACGTCGCTGCGGTTGACCTTGCAGTTGGCGTCGTTCCAGCCCTCACCGAGGTAGCTCGGCTCGCTGCCCTTCGCGACACCCTTGTACTTGCCGCACACCGTGGCCGAGCCGACGATCGTGACCCGGGTGATGGTGGCGGTGTCGTTCCAGTTGCTGTTGATGCCGGCGACCATGTCGATGTCGTCCAGCAGCACGTTGTCGATCTTCACGTGCCGCGTGTGCGAGCTGGTGCAGTTGCCGCAGGCCCGGTACAGCTTGCCGGAGCCCTTCAGGTAGAAGCCGCTGATGCTCACGGTGCCGTTGCCGTTGTGCTGGAACGTCTTGTCGCTGCCGGACCGCGCGCCGCCACCGATCACGTACGAGGTGCCGCCGCTGGTGCCCTTGAACGTGGCGGCGTCCTCACCGATGTCGTTCCACCAGACGTTGCGCAGCGTGCAGGTGCCCTCGCAGTGCACGCCGTCGCCGGCCGGCGAGCCGAGGATGACGTTCTGCAGCGTACCGCCGTTGGCGATGGTGAACATCGGGTCCTGTGACTCGCTCTGCCCACCGTCACCGATGCAGCAGTAGGTCTTCATCCCGCCGTCGAACGTGCCGGACACGTTCACCGTGCCGGAGATGCTCACGTTGCCCTGCGACGACGGCCAGGCGCCGGTCGGCGTGCCCGGGTTGCCGGAACCGCCGGTCGGAGTGGGCGTCGGGTTGCCGGTCGGGCCACCCGTGGTCGGCCCGGTCGTCGGGTTCGAGCTGCCACCGGAGTACGTCTCGAACTCCGCGATCCGCGGCACGCCGGACGCGCTCGTGATGTCCAGCGTGACCTTCTTCAGCGACGTCGCGGCGACGTTGATCGTGCTCGGGCTGCCGCTGCCGCTGGCCAGGACCGCGCCGCTGTCCGCATTGAGCAGACGCCACGCGCTGATCGACCCGCCGCCGGACGCCTGCTTGATCACCACGCTGCTCACCGTGGTGGCGCTGCTCCACTTGACCGACACGTAGCCGGTCGCGCTGCCCGGTGCCCAGTAGGTGCCGGTGTCGCCGTCCTTGACGTTGCCGTAACTGGTGCCGCTGGCCTTGCTCGACCCGTCGGCACCGCCGCTCAGGCTCAGGTTGCCGTCCGCCGCCCACGCCTGCGGCAACGACAGCATGACCGCCGCCCCCACCGCCGCGACGGCACCCCCGGTCATCCACCGGAGGGCTGCTGATCTTTTCATCCGTGTCTCACCTTCATGGTCGACAAGTGCGCCGGCGCCACACCGCTTCCATTCTGGAAAGCGCATTCCTGGAGGATAGATACGTCTCGATCCCGAAGGCAAGTGCCGGCTCGCCGCCGGTCCCGGGTCCGTGGCGCGGCCGCGTCCCGGCTCGCGCGACAGTCCCTGTACGGGGAATTGAGGCCGATGTGACCCGGTCATACAGTCGCGGAATGCGACCTCATGCGTACCGGACCGGGCTGGTGGCCGTCCTTCTCGCCGGCTGTGCCGGCACCGGGGGCACGGGTACCGGTGGCGCGGGTACCGGTGGCGCGGGTACCGGTGGGCCGGCCTCGCCGGTGCCGAGCGCGGTCGTGGTCCCGTCGTCGCCGGCCGCCGCGCACAGCCTGGTGATCACGGCCGAGGGGGACGCCGAGATCATCTCGATCGTCTACGAGCTCGACGGCGAGACGAGTACCGAGGGGCCGGCATCACTGCCGTGGCGGAAGACCGTGGAGGTCCCGGCCGACGGCCGGCCGCACCGATGGAGCCTCACCCTCACGCACGGCAGTGGCCGCGCCACCCTCGTCGCGACGTTCGACGGCGCTCCGGCCGGACGATCCCAGGGGGCCGGGACCGGTCAGGGCACGCTGCGGGTGAGCGGCTCCGTCGATGCGTGACCGCCCGCTGGCCGCCGCCGTGGCATGCTTCCTCCTGCTCACGGCCTGCGCGACGCCCGGAGAGCCGCCGCGGCCGTCCCCGGCGGCCGGCCCCGCCACGTCGCCGACCGCCCCCTTCGAGGCCTCCTTCACCGAGATCGGAGCGGCGAACATCGTGCTGATGTCCTGCATCGGCAGGTTCAACGTCGAGGAGAGCGAGTGGTGCACCGGCACCTTCATGTCCGACCTGGTCGACGACGTGACCACGACACTGCGGAAGGACATCGCCGGCCGCCCCGACCCGGCCCGGTTCGCCGGCGTCTCGGCCGCGATCCGGGACCTCGAGAAGTCCGCCGCCGCCGTCCGGCAACCCTGCGACGACCTCCCGGCCCGCAAGCTGCACTGCCTCGCCGCCTTCGACACGATGATGAACGACTGGTACACCTTCACCAGCGCCACCGGCTACGGCTAGCGACCCGCGACCACGGCGCCTGCCGACGGGCCTCTCCGGGACGGGCCCGGCGCTGTCCGATGGAGACATCGTGCAGGTCCGGTGCGGAACCGCCGCCGGCTCCCGTTGTCCCGTCATGATCCAAGCCATGCGAAGCCGGATGTTGTTCACCGTCGTTGCCTACGTCGCCGGAGCCGTGATGGCCTGGGCGGTGTACTGCATCGAGGTCACCGTCGTCTACGCCGGCCTGCTGGTCACCGCGCTGCTCGCCGGCACGGACCCCGGCGGCCCGCTGGCCGGTCCGCTCATGGTTCTCTGGGCGGCCGCCGCCGGCGCGTTCCTCACGATCATCGTGCTGTTCCCCGCCGTACTGATCAGCCGCGCGGCCCGGCCCGTCAGCTGGCCCGCCGCGCTCGCGCTCGCCGCCGCCCTGCTGGCCCTGCTCACCACCACGTCCGACCTCGCCACCGACCCGACGACGACCTGGGTGGTCCTGGCCGCCGCCAGCGCCACACCGCTGACCGTCTACTGCGCCATCGTCTCCGTCGTCACCCGCCGCCCCGCCGAGCAACCCCCGGCGGACGACTGGTTGTTCGCGTCGCAGTCCTGACCCCGAGCCGTGGCTCGCGGCGCGGCGGTCACGGCGTCGGCGCGGGCCCGGCCGAGGAGTTGTACGCGACCTTCGCAGCGAGGACGGCCGGTTGGCGACGCTCGGGACTGACGCCGTGCACGTTCAGCGGCGGGCGCAGACGCTGGACCAGATCCGCCTCGATCGTCTCCGGATCCTCGTCCTCCGCCCAGGTCAACCGCAGGTGCGCGTGCATCCACGCGGTCAGCCGCGCCTCGTCCTCCG
This genomic interval carries:
- a CDS encoding terpene synthase family protein; translation: MRQPFTLPEFYVPHPARLNPHLEGARRHSKAWAREMEMIEGSGIWDEADFDNHDYALLCAYTHPDADGPELDLITDWYVWVFFFDDHFLELYKKTRDQAGAKAYLDRLPAFMPIGDPSAMPEPTNAIEAGLADLWRRTVPAMSTDWQRRFRQSTEHLLVECVWELSNISDGRIANPIEYVEMRRKVGGAPWSADLVEHAVNAEIPARVAGSRPLRVLKDTFSDAVHLRNDIFSYQRETESEGEVNNCVLVFERFFGTTPQAAADAVNDLLTSRLQQFENTALTEVPMIAAEHGLTPAEALAVARYAKGLQDWQSGGHEWHLRSSRYMNKGSRPGLGMSAARRFGGAAGAGRIKQHTHAHFTPVGELPLPDFVMPYPLRTSPYLDHSRESTVEWSRAMGFFDPVVGVPGPPVWTEDLLRGYDFPLCAAHINWDASAGQLDVSSHWLTWGTYADDYFPLVFNRSRDYAAAKAHVERLKQFMPLHGDAPAPAHPLEAGLADLWPRTAAPMNPDQRAQFRHAVSDMLDSWLWELQNHLQHRIADPVDYVEMRRRTFGSELTMSLCRVKHGALLPPEIYRTRTLRGLDNSAADYACLANDVFSYRKEIEFEGELNNGVLVIQRFLEITPAAAMQVAADLMAARLEQFERIARDELPVLYRDFHLEPDGISTVQRYVQELRDWMAGVLGWHRGTHRYEEADLLKLPHSPRNAVGPAVVRSAPVRSAASRLPGPAGVPGRAAPAPRVPAAGVSGGAAAVGGGAGAPVPATVPAAGGLPAPAAPALTMTLPAPSGLGTGAARLFARTPAAH
- a CDS encoding pectate lyase codes for the protein MKRSAALRWMTGGAVAAVGAAVMLSLPQAWAADGNLSLSGGADGSSKASGTSYGNVKDGDTGTYWAPGSATGYVSVKWSSATTVSSVVIKQASGGGSISAWRLLNADSGAVLASGSGSPSTINVAATSLKKVTLDITSASGVPRIAEFETYSGGSSNPTTGPTTGGPTGNPTPTPTGGSGNPGTPTGAWPSSQGNVSISGTVNVSGTFDGGMKTYCCIGDGGQSESQDPMFTIANGGTLQNVILGSPAGDGVHCEGTCTLRNVWWNDIGEDAATFKGTSGGTSYVIGGGARSGSDKTFQHNGNGTVSISGFYLKGSGKLYRACGNCTSSHTRHVKIDNVLLDDIDMVAGINSNWNDTATITRVTIVGSATVCGKYKGVAKGSEPSYLGEGWNDANCKVNRSDVTFR